Below is a window of Entelurus aequoreus isolate RoL-2023_Sb linkage group LG07, RoL_Eaeq_v1.1, whole genome shotgun sequence DNA.
tttcggactataagtcgcagtttttttcatagtttggccgggggtgcgacttatactcaggagcgacttatgtgtgaaattattaacacattaccgtaaaatatcaaataatattatatagctcattcacgtaagagactagacgtataagatttcatgggatttagcgattaggagtgacagattgtttggtaaacgtatatagcatgttctatatgttatagttatttgaatgactcttaccataatatgttacgttaacataccaggcacgttctcagttggttatttatgcgtcatataacgtacacttattcagcctgttgttcactattctttatttattttaaattgcctttcaaatgtctattcttggtgttgggttttatcaaataaatttcccccaaaaatgcgacttatatatgtttttttccttctttattatgcattttcgtcgggtgcgacttatactccgaaaaatacggtatatagccctaaatcacaagtgtctcaaagggctgcacgagccacaacgacatcctcggttcagagcccacataagggcaaggaaaaactcacaacccagtgggatgtcaatgtgaatgactatgtgaaaccttggggaggaccgCAGatgggggagaccggatgcaatggacgtcgagtgggtctagcataatattgtgaaagtccagtccgtagtggatctaacataatagtgagagtccagtccatagtggggccagcagaagaccatctccaaccgatgcacaggcgagcggtccaccccgggtcccgactctggacagccagcacttcatccatggccaccggacctgtgtccccccactccacaagggagaggggggcagaagagaaaagaaaagaaacggcagatcaactggtctaaaaagggggtctatttaaaggctagagtatacaaatgagttttaagatgggacttaaatgctgatatgaggtagcatctctaactgttactgggagggcattccatagtactgttAGTTCTAGTgaaagaagctttgaatgctccaggataccaaaacattttgaacaattccatgctcccaaccttgtgggaacagtttggagcgggccccttcctcttccaacatgactgtgcaccagtgcacaaagcaaggtccataaagacatggatgacagagtctggtgtggatgcacttgactggcctgcacagagtcctgacctgaacccgatagaacacctttgggatgaattagaacggagactgagagccaggccttctcgaccaacatcagcgtgtgagctcaccaatgcgcttttggaagaatggtcaaaaagcCCTAAAAACATacgccgcaaccttgtggacagccttcccagaagagttgaagctgtaatagctgcaaaaggtggaccgacatcatattgaaccctatgggttaggaatgggatggcacttgaagttcatatgtaagtcaaggcaggtggccaaatactttgggcaatatagtgtatttctatAGCGAGGTTCATACCATGTGTGGATAAATATCATAATAATTCAAGTATCATTATTGTGCTGTTCAAGTAAAATATTCATGTGATTCTACATTATTGTGCATTTCAGGTGTTCACAGATCCCAGCAACCTACAGCGTCACATCCGCTCCCAACATGTGGGGGCGAGAGCTCATACTTGTCCTGAATGTGGAAAGACCTTCGCCACCTCATCAGGGCTCAAACAGCATAAGCACATCCACAGCAGTGTCAAACCTTTTATCTGTAAGTCACAGTCCGTTACCCTTTTTGATCCAATACCGCGTGTTTTGAACCATCAGTTTATGTTCATTTGCATTGATCAATTATCTAAATTGTGGCGGGATAATTAATTTATGTGGTACCACGGTTTTTGTTGGTGATCCATTCCAAAACAAAGACCGAATCGTACGAAAACCTATAAGGAATAATGCAAATCCAAGTAATCCGTTTCATACACCCAAAAATATGAACAATCTTttcatataattatatatttcatGCAGAAAATAATGTGAAATACAGTGAAACCTCGATTTACAgatttagggcctgatttactaagagccTAATACTAcacgctaaacagtgtgtgcaatgtttttaatagtgtagaccaggggtgtccaaagtgcggccatttgcggcccgcagctaattgtttacgggcccgccacacattctggaaatgctattgcaaaaattaaaaaaaacattaaaaaatgtggaatgaggtgaaatctaactagaaaaggttgcaatgttgacacaaagctgccatgcaggctgctttttttcttttgtctatctttatttttctttttttgccattgctcaaaaaaaaaaaaatcaaaaaaaaaatcaatgttataatgaattattgacctattcaaagctccagttatttaaaatatttcactttaaaatgttttatgtggaaaatattgcatatattgtgtggttgccatatacaaatatcaacgttttctttgacaaaagagcataaaacaaacaaaataatagtcgaaacgtaaaatcgacagatatatctgaagttgatcttgtaacttaagtaaaaacaactaataaaaatgtatcactttatgagtggggcaccttttgcatcccaaatatatttaatgggattttattcatcttttcactgtgattactcaaaaataataataaattaaaatcaatgaagtcctgcattattgatctttctaaggctctaattacttcacatcaaacattgctttctgaatgtttttggcagtgggggaaatactgcatatttcagtttcattataaaaaacaaagttgtctttgacaggaaaggctttttttttaacttaatatcaacctgaagttgatatactgtagagatttactgtaagcgttaaataaatttaaaaaaaattataatttaacttttttttaacacattttaacattttaataattgagaccctttatggtccccgggagccttaaaggtaaaaataaataaataaataaaaaaaatccatatattttgttatgttttcgaaaatgaaaaatatcaaattggcccccgcatgctttaattttcccgtgtgcggccctcagtggaaaaattttggacacccctggtatagactattagtgggcgtgttccacgcaatctactaagactgcgtacAATTCAaaggtggtgcagaccgccccATTTAAATGAGGATGTTGTGTgaactatacggggcatcaccatggagacactcgatCATTTACTCCGCATTCATTTTATCACGTTACGACCTGTGGTAGTTGCTACGTTTTCAAACATGCAAGAGACATctgccactttttatgggcattttaggcAAAGTCCAAAGTGCATCTACAACGGAATCcacttttttgtcctttttttttttttgctcacggGAGAGGCTACACTTACTGTGCTCaagacacaaaaaatgcagacctcaagaagttgtttttttatataggagatatgttattaatatatattacacattaaaaaaaaaacagcattaaaaaaaaatgccagcagacaccaaaacgcatcaattgaatttgctttaatcagccccttatgtCACCACGCatacagctataaaattataaaatgatgttgctgaatagacaatatgtctgatgtttttttaaatttctgacaGACCATTTAAAAATATTGATACACGCGTAtgacggaggattctctgtcaATCGGCGGCACTGATCCTGCATGTACTTTGCAGATGTGCTAAATAAACCGAAAAATAGTGCTCTCAAAACGGTGATGGGTGTTGATAAATCTCACTGCGCGTGCTAAATAATTTTATTTGcaccttctcctcccagtattgtggacgTTTTCCTAATCAACCTATACTGTGCatgttaatgaagacagagacacaaaatggattgcacaccttattatgctcacttaacagatgccatccactttgcacatgttgagtagatcagctttgcatgtgctatcaagtttgcatgtgttttagtacacataaacatttagtaaatcaggcttTTAATTGGTTCCTGATTAGGGTTCGTAATAGATAAGTTTGTATATTCAAGCAAAactaacaatgtaaacataaataatgggtTACCCGACAAAAATCCATATTTACGTAAAAGTGTGTACATTTGGAACACAATATGgagcgctatacagtactgtatatcaaacaaacataacaagggggtgattgAACATccatctatttaataacaaaccaaaaaaacaacaacaagctaaaCTGTCCTCATATCCAGCCACCCTGctgacccacacacacactgtcactagcccagtggtgcactcagtttgaaatcacaaaacgcCTTACCTTTACcagccaggtcgctacaatgattaggaataaaaaatataaaaataaaaaaaaatcctgtttaCCTTCTTGGGTAATCTTCTTGGTCTGCAGCAGAAGAATAGAGAtgaggcagtgtcgacaacgctgtggatacttcctgaatgtttcaaaccacacgttGCTTGTTCATTGCTTTCTTCAGACTCATATTGAGCTAGGATAACTAGAAAAATGCTgtgaaaaggctaaaaaaaacacacttagAAATACACAAAGTAGCAATTAGCACAGTAGTTAGCGACAGTACTGCTGTGCTGACTAAATTAGCACCGGAGATcgatcagcccgcccacaatggcTGTGCTGCTGggcacaaaataaacaaacagttggaTGAAGCGTTCATCCACAAAGACAAGATTCgtgaacaaaatacatttttattcggTCTGTTCATAAATCCAAAAGTTCGTACAATGAGGGGTTCATAAATTGAGGTTCTACTATAAAAATGTTCTGGAATTTGCAACTTTTTTTGGCCCCATGTTTGGTTATTGTGTAGCCCACTCActtaaaaaaaaagcacagagactTGTGGTCCTACTGTGTTGGTTAGCGAAGAACCACAGAGTTAACCAGTGATGATGTCATAGAGCGTAGACGGAACTGGGGGAGGAACACTGTTGGGTGGGGAGTTGAAAGCAGGCTAACACAGGCacgttttgtaataaagacacggTTAGACTCACGCTGGGTATTAATAACATGACAAGACTGACCAATGTGTGGGATTCTTTGTATGGACAATCGAGGCCGCAGAATGACACAAGCGCGCACAAACAGATTAGTTTGTTAGGCACAATGTTTGGCCGTACGATATCTGACATGTTATACTTTTGTAGAAAACAGATTGCTACGAAAGGTGGTGCACACGAAAccggaggtaccactgtactctaCAATGGACTAAAATGAGTCTACGCTGTACCCGTAACCCATAGCCAAAGCAATTTCTCACCCCAGATTTGCATTCACATGCGTTGTTTGTGTTGCGTATACTTTGGTTTACACAGTTAGAGACAGTGTTAAAAAGGGTTTAACCAGGCCCTGATGGGCTGCGTCTTCTTGTACCCCCAGGTGAGGTGTGCCACAAATCCTACACCCAGTTCTCCAACCTCTGTCGCCACAAGCGCATGCACGCTGACTGCCGCACTCAGATAAAGTGTAAAGACTGTGGCCAGTTGTTCAGCACTACCTCTTCCCTAAACAAGCACCGCCGCTTTTGCGAGGGCAAAAACCATTACGGCTCTCCAACGGGGATGTTCAATCCCGGCATCCCCATGAGCTCCAGCCCTATCATTGCTAAGGCTAAGTCCCACCACCCCCACCTTACTGGTCTGAACCAGTCAGGTTTAGGCTTCACTGACTACTTTCCTTCCAGACCTCACCCTCATGCTGGCTTGCCCTTCTCGCCAGGACCTCATGGGTTCCCATCCCTCCCTCACGGTTTCCCAGGCATCTTTCCCCCCTCGCTTTATCCACGACCGCCCTTATTGCCGGCGAGTTCTATGATGAAGACGCCCCTTGGCAGCAGCACTCAAGAGGTCAAGCTCCCTCAGAGTCCTCTAGACGGCCCTCCTTTGTCCATGGTTAGCTCCACAAACAGTAATGGAGGCAACAGTAAAAGCCTGGCTGAGGACAAAGATAGCGAGACTAAACTGGATTTCTCCTCTGGTGGAGAGGCAAAACCCAAATCCAAGATGGCAGACATTTCAGATGGCAGCGACCTCGAAGACGTCAATACCACAAGCGGAACGGATTTGGACACCACAACTGGTACGGCTTCAGGCGATGGTTCCGACTTGGAGAGCGATGGAGACAGTGAACGTGAGCGCAACGGCAAAAGGAGGAAGTCATCCGTGGCCCTATCAAATCAAGATGGACACCGCTTAGACGACACCAACAGCACAGTCTTACCAGCTGTGTCCAGTTCAGGCAATCTCTCCATCGATCGTCCCTTTTTGTCCTCTGCATCAACGCACCACTCTTTTTTCCCTCCTCTTGATGAGCAAGCGCTCCCGCCCACCACCATGAATCCTAACGCGGCCACTGATTCCATCAAAGCCATTGCCTCTATTGCTGAGAAATACTTTGGTCCAGGTTTTATAGGCCTCCATCAAGAGAAGAAGATGGGTCCATTGCCCTACCACTCCATGTTTCCCTTCCAGTTCCTACCCAATTTCCACAACTCCCTTTACCCATTTAGCACAGATCGAGGTGCCCTCACCTCTGGCCTGTTCTTTAAGGGGGAGCCTAAGTCACCTTGTGAGCAACTGCATAAGATGGTTTCTGGTGCTCTTGGTGCTGCACCGGCTCCGACGGGAGAATCACCATTTGATCTCAGCACAAAGCCCAAGGAGAGCAAGTTATCTCCTCCATCTCCTACTAAACCCTCAAATCCAAACACTAATACTGGGAGCAGCAGCGGTCCTTCAGTAATATCAAGCGGTGAAGAACAACCGCTGGACCTCAGCATTAACAGCCGAAGCCGAGTGGGTCACAATGGCATGGCGGCCGAACCCCACGGTCAAAACAACCACGTCTACAGAGTTGGAAAAGGGGTGTCGATCAAGGATGAAGCTCTCGGCTTTCCACATGCCCATTCCCAGTCACTGCACCAGTCCCCTATGGCACCTCACCAGCAACCGCAAGCACATCCACACCAACCGCCGCCTCTACACTACGCCAAACCCTCCGCCTTCTTCATGGACCCCATTTACAGGTATTTCTGCTCCGATTGGACCACTAACCTCTACTCACACATAAACCATGTTAGTCGAGAACGGTGTTCTTGATCAGATGATCTCTGACCTTGGTACGTAACCCTCTGCCTCGTTGTTTGTCCAGCAGGGTGGAGAAGAGGAAGCTACTTGACCCTGTAGGAGCTCTGAAGGAGAAGTTCCTTAGGCCCTCACCTCAACTTTTTCATCCACAGGTACAGTACACCTACACTTATTTCTAGAAAACCTACACTTGCAGAAAATGCGCACCTTATTACCAAATGTGACCAGATATTAGCTGGTATTTTCAGTGTTATGTGAATATGCTCCCCTTCTGCATCCCACGCTGCTCAAACCTAAATTGATGCACCATTATTCCTCACCGCTGAAGCGATGTTCTCAAGGGCTGTATGAATTTTTCCTTTGTTTATCGAATGGCGCCTGTGGACTTAGTCATTTCTACCTTTTTTCTAGAAGACAGTCTTGCAGTCCCTTTGATAATCACTCGCATTGTTCCTCGGTCCCCAGGCCCTGGCTGTCTGTACAAATCCTGATTGTTAAGAATGATAGTATTAATgctaataaaaaatagaatactaAGCATTTGAATGGTAGCAAAATGCCTCGCTTGGCTAATCTTAGCCGTGGCATTGTTTCACGCACTGGGAGCCCGCAGGCCTGCTAATAATTCAACCTCCtccaagtttttctttttttctgtgtGGCGGGCTGGCTGGCTAGATAATAGCACCGTGTCCATCAAGGACATCCTGTGTTTGTGTCCAGTAGAATGAGGGGCTCTTGTCGGGGAAACGGTTTAATCTGACCTGGAAATCTGTTGACTGTGACTCTGCAATACATGCAACTCGCCGCATATGCGGACTGATAAACACTTGCATTAGTCAGCCGTGGAGATTCTGGAGATGCTGCAAATATGTAGTACTGTGACTGTATTGACTGCTAAATAGAGGAAAGGGTTGCTCTATAACAGATTTATGTTTGACTTTTGAAAATGATGATTGATGAAACAATGAATTAGGTGAAAGAACAGTGTGCCTCGCATCATCTTTAGGTCATGCCACCTTTAGGTTTCTTCTGGTTGTTCAATTGTAGACCATTTCTCCTGAAATTAGTCCAATGCTTGAAAAAGTTAGCAAGCAGcgtaccaatcaatcaatcaatcaatgtttatttatatagccctaaatcacaagtgtctaaaagggctgcacaagccacaacgacatcctcggtacagagcccacataagggcaaggaaaaactcacaacccagtgggatgtcgatgtgaatgactatgagaaaccttggagaggaccgcatatgtgggtgacccccctccaaccccacccccccccccccccctccctctaggggagaccggatgcaatggacgtcgagtgggtctgacataatattgtgaaagtccagtccatagtggatctaacataatagtgagagtccagtccatagtggggccagtaggagaccatctcgagcggagatgggtcagcagcgcagagatgtcctcaaccgatgcacaggcgagcggtccaccccgggtcccgactctggacagccatcacttcatccatggccaccggacctgtgtcccccccttccacaagggagaggggggcagaggagaaaagaaaagaaacggcagatcaactggtttaaaaagggggtctatgtACCATGCACTATCATGACTATTACAGCAAATTTTCACTCAATTTCGGTCAAAATTCCTTCTGATGTTCCAAAAAAAACCCTTGCCATGACCAATTGCCACAACacataacccagcaggcacaagacattaaaacaacgttgagaacttgttgaattaggtcctgaccttGAGCAACTTAAACCTAACGTTgaaccaacatgctttttgacaatgtttaatcaataatgggttctgacgttgatttgaccgttgaattttcgtcattttccaaccaatattttacaacacttgaaacaacatccttcctgacgtttagtcaatgtcaggctgtgacgttgatttgaccattgaaatgtggtcatttctcaaccaacaatGTGAATCCAAGGTcagacatcaacattgtctccATTTACAAATGCAACTATTTTGCGACGTTGTTTCAAagacagttttaaaggacatgtgcgtataatcaacgttgtatcaatgtcttgtgtctgctgggaACTAGGGCCGCAACGATTAACTAGGGCCGcaacgattaatcaattaatttgattagaaagaAGCTTAGATTTATATTCTGtcgcttcgattaatcgtttattGACAGTGACtaccacctgctcagtggccttgtggttagagtttccgccctgacttcggtaggtcgtgagtttacaaatgcaacttttttgcaacgttgtttcaaagtcagttttaaaggacatgtgcgtacaatcaacgttgtatcaatgtattcactgcaaaaactgatatctaagtaagattgaatatctcaaataagggtgatatttgcttattttctgtctgataagataatttttctcactaagcagattttatgttagagtgttttacttgttttaagtgttttggtcctaaatgatctcagtaagatattacagcttgttgctgagatgttatgacctatattgagtaaaacatgcttgaaactagaatatcaactgttgcaaagctgtgtcatcaacactcacaagtataaaagtacttttttaaagtaataatttcttctttcaagcatgaacaaaaaaaaaatcatgacttttgacacaattgtgtctcataattaaaacagatgacagccaaatggactttgctgttttattttcaatgaaacaatataaaatacgtactcatatagtagtacagttgttattagtgagaatatacttattttaaggtatttttgggttcattgaagttagctaattttacttgttttggaaagtcttgacaagccaaattttcttgttctattagcagataattgtgcttagttcaaataaaatacccctcatttttgtattttttttgttgtttttgaacactgactttttgcagtgttgtgcCTGCTGGAAACCAAGGCCGGAACGATTAAccgattaatttgattagaaaaaagcttagATATATATTATGTCGCTTCGAATAATCGTTTAATGGGAGTAACtaccacctgctcagtggccttgtggttagagtgtccgccctgagatcggtaggtcgtgagttcaaaccccggccgagtcataccaaagactgaaaaaatgggacccattacctccctgcttggcactcagcatcaagggttggtattgggggttaagtcaccaaaattattcctgagcatggccaccgctgctgctcactgctcccctcacctggaaaaaggggaagggtcaaatgcagaggataatttcaccacacttagtgtgtgtgtgactatcagtggtactttaacgttttaactttaactaataaaAATTGATAACATCCGTACCGCATTGAGTGCACGGAACCTTAAATACATAGACGTAGTTTCTAGACATAGAGCGCAAATTAACGCAATGGTGTGTGGTTGCcgtgatatacaaaccccgtttccatatgagttgggaaattgtgttagatgtaaatataaacggaatacaatgattttcaaatccttttcaacccatattcaattgaatgcactacaaagacaagatatttgatgttcaaactcataaactttattttttttttgcaaataataattaactggcctttccttttaacaacactcagtaaacgtttgggaactgaggagacacatttttgaagcttctcaggtggaattctttcccattcttgcttgatgtacagcttaagttattcaacagtccgggggtctccgttgtggtattttaggcttaataatgcgccacacattttcaatgggagacaggtctggactacaggcaggccagtctagtacccgtactcttttactatgaagccacattgatgtaacacatggcttggcattgtcttgctgaaataagcaggggcgtccatggtaacgttgcttggatggcaacatatgttgctccaaaagctgtatgtgcctttcagcattaatggcgccttcacagatgtgtaag
It encodes the following:
- the LOC133654236 gene encoding histone-lysine N-methyltransferase PRDM16-like isoform X1; amino-acid sequence: MGCVANSAGTDVLVQLEALRTAAQLSQLFRRKFYYKSVRDIEAGEELLVYMKDGIFPEGSMAPNLQDEQMYRCEDCDELFSSTLELRRHQKYSCTSAGSIFDTLREDFKQEREDSDEPVHECKDCEKIFPNEYSLGQHMIVHTEEREYKCDQCPKAFNWKSNLIRHQMSHDSGKRFECENCDKVQHTRHVFTDPSNLQRHIRSQHVGARAHTCPECGKTFATSSGLKQHKHIHSSVKPFICPDGLRLLVPPGEVCHKSYTQFSNLCRHKRMHADCRTQIKCKDCGQLFSTTSSLNKHRRFCEGKNHYGSPTGMFNPGIPMSSSPIIAKAKSHHPHLTGLNQSGLGFTDYFPSRPHPHAGLPFSPGPHGFPSLPHGFPGIFPPSLYPRPPLLPASSMMKTPLGSSTQEVKLPQSPLDGPPLSMVSSTNSNGGNSKSLAEDKDSETKLDFSSGGEAKPKSKMADISDGSDLEDVNTTSGTDLDTTTGTASGDGSDLESDGDSERERNGKRRKSSVALSNQDGHRLDDTNSTVLPAVSSSGNLSIDRPFLSSASTHHSFFPPLDEQALPPTTMNPNAATDSIKAIASIAEKYFGPGFIGLHQEKKMGPLPYHSMFPFQFLPNFHNSLYPFSTDRGALTSGLFFKGEPKSPCEQLHKMVSGALGAAPAPTGESPFDLSTKPKESKLSPPSPTKPSNPNTNTGSSSGPSVISSGEEQPLDLSINSRSRVGHNGMAAEPHGQNNHVYRVGKGVSIKDEALGFPHAHSQSLHQSPMAPHQQPQAHPHQPPPLHYAKPSAFFMDPIYSRVEKRKLLDPVGALKEKFLRPSPQLFHPQMSAMESMTEKLESFGALKLDVPPNSLQHSAHPLFNFRSPPPSLSEAILRKGKERYACRYCGKIFPRSANLTRHLRTHTGEQPYRCKYCDRSFSISSNLQRHVRNIHNKEKPFKCHLCNRCFGQQTNLDRHLKKHEHENIPVSQQSGMLSNLGTTVSSPNSEPDNHALLDEKEDSYFSEIRNFISNSEMNQASSSTDKRPDLADADGHHPGGRTLSNSKLALQGLEEEEDEAEGDDEEEEEGSLTEKSHDEAPESPSPVAARVYEEEEDEEEAAPLSMSYEHSRRCLEEDGPLLDLEGLSSFPKGLEGLRKASGDEQHFDAKDMFSASLESDTFKETLYRQAKTQAYAMMLSLSDNNPLHAPSQNSLDAWLGMGGGPSETSSFHPLNHI
- the LOC133654236 gene encoding histone-lysine N-methyltransferase PRDM16-like isoform X3 is translated as MGCVANSAGTDVLVQLEALRTAAQLSQLFRRKFYYKSVRDIEAGEELLVYMKDGIFPEGSMAPNLQDEQMYRCEDCDELFSSTLELRRHQKYSCTSAGSIFDTLREDFKQEREDSDEPVHECKDCEKIFPNEYSLGQHMIVHTEEREYKCDQCPKAFNWKSNLIRHQMSHDSGKRFECENCDKVFTDPSNLQRHIRSQHVGARAHTCPECGKTFATSSGLKQHKHIHSSVKPFICPDGLRLLVPPGEVCHKSYTQFSNLCRHKRMHADCRTQIKCKDCGQLFSTTSSLNKHRRFCEGKNHYGSPTGMFNPGIPMSSSPIIAKAKSHHPHLTGLNQSGLGFTDYFPSRPHPHAGLPFSPGPHGFPSLPHGFPGIFPPSLYPRPPLLPASSMMKTPLGSSTQEVKLPQSPLDGPPLSMVSSTNSNGGNSKSLAEDKDSETKLDFSSGGEAKPKSKMADISDGSDLEDVNTTSGTDLDTTTGTASGDGSDLESDGDSERERNGKRRKSSVALSNQDGHRLDDTNSTVLPAVSSSGNLSIDRPFLSSASTHHSFFPPLDEQALPPTTMNPNAATDSIKAIASIAEKYFGPGFIGLHQEKKMGPLPYHSMFPFQFLPNFHNSLYPFSTDRGALTSGLFFKGEPKSPCEQLHKMVSGALGAAPAPTGESPFDLSTKPKESKLSPPSPTKPSNPNTNTGSSSGPSVISSGEEQPLDLSINSRSRVGHNGMAAEPHGQNNHVYRVGKGVSIKDEALGFPHAHSQSLHQSPMAPHQQPQAHPHQPPPLHYAKPSAFFMDPIYSRVEKRKLLDPVGALKEKFLRPSPQLFHPQMSAMESMTEKLESFGALKLDVPPNSLQHSAHPLFNFRSPPPSLSEAILRKGKERYACRYCGKIFPRSANLTRHLRTHTGEQPYRCKYCDRSFSISSNLQRHVRNIHNKEKPFKCHLCNRCFGQQTNLDRHLKKHEHENIPVSQQSGMLSNLGTTVSSPNSEPDNHALLDEKEDSYFSEIRNFISNSEMNQASSSTDKRPDLADADGHHPGGRTLSNSKLALQGLEEEEDEAEGDDEEEEEGSLTEKSHDEAPESPSPVAARVYEEEEDEEEAAPLSMSYEHSRRCLEEDGPLLDLEGLSSFPKGLEGLRKASGDEQHFDAKDMFSASLESDTFKETLYRQAKTQAYAMMLSLSDNNPLHAPSQNSLDAWLGMGGGPSETSSFHPLNHI
- the LOC133654236 gene encoding histone-lysine N-methyltransferase PRDM16-like isoform X4, coding for MGCVANSAGTDVLVQLEALRTAAQLSQLFRRKFYYKSVRDIEAGEELLVYMKDGIFPEGSMAPNLQDEQMYRCEDCDELFSSTLELRRHQKYSCTSAGSIFDTLREDFKQEREDSDEPVHECKDCEKIFPNEYSLGQHMIVHTEEREYKCDQCPKAFNWKSNLIRHQMSHDSGKRFECENCDKVQHTRHVFTDPSNLQRHIRSQHVGARAHTCPECGKTFATSSGLKQHKHIHSSVKPFICEVCHKSYTQFSNLCRHKRMHADCRTQIKCKDCGQLFSTTSSLNKHRRFCEGKNHYGSPTGMFNPGIPMSSSPIIAKAKSHHPHLTGLNQSGLGFTDYFPSRPHPHAGLPFSPGPHGFPSLPHGFPGIFPPSLYPRPPLLPASSMMKTPLGSSTQEVKLPQSPLDGPPLSMVSSTNSNGGNSKSLAEDKDSETKLDFSSGGEAKPKSKMADISDGSDLEDVNTTSGTDLDTTTGTASGDGSDLESDGDSERERNGKRRKSSVALSNQDGHRLDDTNSTVLPAVSSSGNLSIDRPFLSSASTHHSFFPPLDEQALPPTTMNPNAATDSIKAIASIAEKYFGPGFIGLHQEKKMGPLPYHSMFPFQFLPNFHNSLYPFSTDRGALTSGLFFKGEPKSPCEQLHKMVSGALGAAPAPTGESPFDLSTKPKESKLSPPSPTKPSNPNTNTGSSSGPSVISSGEEQPLDLSINSRSRVGHNGMAAEPHGQNNHVYRVGKGVSIKDEALGFPHAHSQSLHQSPMAPHQQPQAHPHQPPPLHYAKPSAFFMDPIYSRVEKRKLLDPVGALKEKFLRPSPQLFHPQMSAMESMTEKLESFGALKLDVPPNSLQHSAHPLFNFRSPPPSLSEAILRKGKERYACRYCGKIFPRSANLTRHLRTHTGEQPYRCKYCDRSFSISSNLQRHVRNIHNKEKPFKCHLCNRCFGQQTNLDRHLKKHEHENIPVSQQSGMLSNLGTTVSSPNSEPDNHALLDEKEDSYFSEIRNFISNSEMNQASSSTDKRPDLADADGHHPGGRTLSNSKLALQGLEEEEDEAEGDDEEEEEGSLTEKSHDEAPESPSPVAARVYEEEEDEEEAAPLSMSYEHSRRCLEEDGPLLDLEGLSSFPKGLEGLRKASGDEQHFDAKDMFSASLESDTFKETLYRQAKTQAYAMMLSLSDNNPLHAPSQNSLDAWLGMGGGPSETSSFHPLNHI